Genomic segment of Deltaproteobacteria bacterium:
CGCCGCTCCGGAAGATGCTCGGCAAAGTTATAAGCCGCGCTGACGGCGTTGCGCTCGGCGTGGGCGAGCTGGCGCTCGATGGCTTGGTGGTTCCAGCCCTGTTCGTGTAGCAGCGTGGAGGCCATGCTGCGGAAGCCGTGACCGGTCATCTCTCCCTTGGTGTAGCCCATGCGCCGCAGGGCGGCGAGGACGGCGTTCTCGCTCATCGGCCGCTCATGGGTTCTCGCGCTGGGGAAAACATATCGCGGCGCATCGGGGCGCGACGGAAAAACCCGGTTGGTCAACGGCTCCAGCTCCCGGAGAATCTCCACCGCCTGGCGGGATAGCGGCACGATATGCTGCTCGCGCATCTTCATGCGCGCGGCGGGCAGGCGCCATTCGCCTTTTACAAGATCCATCTCCGACCACCGGGCATGACGTAACTCTCCCGGCCGGACAAACACCAGCGGCGCCAAGCGTAGGGCGCATTTGGTGGCAAAATAACCCTGGTAACCGTCGATCACGCGCAGCAACTCGGCGATCAGCTTTGGCTCCACGATCGAGGCGTGGTGTTTGACTTTCAAGCGGGGCAAAGAGCCGCGTAAGTCGCCGGTCGGATCGCGTTCCGCCCTACCGGTGGCAACGGCATAGCGAAATACCTGTCCACAGGTCTGCATTGCTCGGTGGGTGGATTCGATAGCGCCGCGACTCTCGATGCGCCGAAGGGCAGCCAGCAGCTCCGGTGCTTTGATGTCGGCAATCGGGCGTTTGCCAAGCCAGGGGAACAAATCTTTTACCAGTCGCCGCAGGATGCGGTCGCTCGTGCTAGACTCCCATCCGGGTGAAAATTTCGCGTGCCACTCGCGCGCGATCGCCTCAAAACTCTCGGCCCCAGCTTGTGCCGCCCTCTCTGCTTTGCGCGCTTCGCCGGGATCGATGCCATCGGCGACTTGCTTGCGGGCAGCGTCACGCCTTTCTCGGGCGGCCTTCAAAGATACATCGGGATAGACCCCAAACGAGAGCCGCTTCTCCTTGCCCGCAAAGCGGTATTTCCAACGCCACCACTTGCCGCCAGCGGGAGCGACCTCAAGGTACAATCCACCGGCGTCAAACAGCTTGAACGTCTTGTCTTTGCCCTTGGCCGAACGAATCGCAGTGTCGGTTAGCGCCATTTTGGGGGCAACTCACTTTCTGTGATACCCAGTTGCCCCCAGAGTTGCCCCCACAATGTGGGCAGCTTGTCCCGGATGGCATCGGATCATCCCGGACACTATATAGCAAAAACTCTTTTAATTACAAATCTTTAATGGATTTCTTTGGACTGCTGCGGAAGAGAGGATGGAGCCACCCGCCGGAATCGAACCGGCGACCTACTGATTACGAATCAGTTGCTCTACCAACTGAGCTAGGGTGGCTTACTCTTGATGGGCGCTTAGCCGTTGTGGCTTTGGCGCCTGGTTGATCTTAATCAACGTGGCTGTGAAAGTTCAAGCGCACTTAGCCTAGCATGATTGCCCGAGGTTTTAAATGATGGCGCGTCGGGCTCATGCGCGATGCTCGTTTCGGCGTCTTCGTTCGCTGCTGCCTAATTTTTGCGCAACCGCCTTTTTTCTAGGCATCCCCAAAATCTTCATTTGCGCCGCGAGACCTGGAAGTAGTTGATTTCTCGCCTTTCCCTTCCCACTACCAAGCTGGTATGCGGGTTGCTCTATTGCTACCGAGCTAACTTGCTGACGTTTTTTTCAGCACCGACCATTGTTGCGATAGAGGGGGGATCCGCCTGTGAAGTTGCGAAAGATAATCTGGGCGATGTTTTTTTTATGGATCGTGGGTATCTCACTTCCTGCTTCAACTACAGCTCAGGCGCCTGAAGCGCCGAAGGCGGCTGCCCCGGAGGCGCCAAAGGATGCCACCGCACCGGCGGCA
This window contains:
- a CDS encoding DUF4102 domain-containing protein, translating into MALTDTAIRSAKGKDKTFKLFDAGGLYLEVAPAGGKWWRWKYRFAGKEKRLSFGVYPDVSLKAARERRDAARKQVADGIDPGEARKAERAAQAGAESFEAIAREWHAKFSPGWESSTSDRILRRLVKDLFPWLGKRPIADIKAPELLAALRRIESRGAIESTHRAMQTCGQVFRYAVATGRAERDPTGDLRGSLPRLKVKHHASIVEPKLIAELLRVIDGYQGYFATKCALRLAPLVFVRPGELRHARWSEMDLVKGEWRLPAARMKMREQHIVPLSRQAVEILRELEPLTNRVFPSRPDAPRYVFPSARTHERPMSENAVLAALRRMGYTKGEMTGHGFRSMASTLLHEQGWNHQAIERQLAHAERNAVSAAYNFAEHLPERRKMMQAWADYLDGLKAGADVIPLFKQA